The DNA sequence GTAACAGTCAGAGATTAAAGGCATATGAGAGGGACAAATGCTTGGTTGTTTGAAGTGAAACACatgtttttagtttatttagtgACGTTCTGCTCTCATAGGTGAGTGTGGTGTCAGATCCAGGACGTCGTGGGCAACACAACACCCTCAGTCCATTCCCAAGCCCCTTCAGGAGCCCGTTCCGCAGCCCTTTACGCTGCAGCCCCTTTAAAAACCTGGGTCACGCCACCGGCCACTGCGCCCTGGATCTGGACTGTGATGACGACGACATGAACCTCGGCTGCTTCATCCTCATGTTTGATCTCATCTTAAAGCAGGTGATGACAAGTGGCTTGTATTGGAGTAACAAGTAAAACGTTTTAAGTACGAACACTATCACATTACACCGCCATTATTACAACATACACAACAAATTAAATGTTCAGTATatagagaaaaatgacacacacgATGCAATGACAAGAAAGCCCACAGGTGGGATCTTGAGATTTGTGGGTCGTGCTCCACTTTTTGCTCCTCTGTTTTTACGTTCGTCTCCCCCCGCTGTCCCAGATGGAGCTCCAGGATGACGGTGTGATGCTGGGTCTAGACAGCAGCCTGGGGAAGGATATCGTGGGCATCATCAACAACGTCTTTCAGGCCCCGTGGGGGGGCTCGCACACCTGCCAGAAGGATGAGAAGGCCCTAGAGTGCAGCCTGTGCCAATCCAGCATTCTGTGCTACCAGCTGGGCTGTGAGCTCCTGGAGAGGCTGACCCCCCGGGAAGAGATACGCCTGGTGGTGAGACGCACAGCATGCATTTTTAAGCACTAAATATAAATTAACCCCGTACATTAAGCAGATACGGCTCTGAAATGAATGCCACATAGCCTCCACGTCCCACAGTGCCAGAAACACCACTGTGTGTCACTGTTGTTGTAGttacataaaacagaaaacatgccaatctctgtctctctttgcaAGCAattcttaaaaaacaaacaaacttgtgAGTATCAAGCTCAGCCATattacagatgtttattttcatgtgcAGGAGCCTACAGACACTTTGGAGGAAACTTTGATCTTACCTCAACCAGATTTCTCCCTCGGGACGGAGAATGGaagtgaagaagaagacaacCCGAGTGGCACGCAAACCGACAACCCCACTGACAACCCTTCTCCTGATAATGCATGTATGTATCAGTTGTGTTGGAATAAAAGCTGCACTTAGGTTTTTATAGATATAAAGAGATATTTGGAGATTTTAGGAAGTATGCCGGTTTGCTTTAGCTCAGTTAATTAGATTAATAGAAGTTAATCTTACCAGTTGCCGATTATGACTTTACACTTTAcagaatacattaaaaatacacatattctctttctttcttcgaGTTAATCAGATAAGCAGTTTGACCCTTCTCACTGCAATGACAATCCAAGATATAGTCAGGGCATAAACctgtgtaaaatgaaaaattatagTTTTTTATATAGTGAGATACTGCAGTAccagaatatatatatttccattttttattctATGTGCTTTTACAAAGTTCAGACCAACTTGAAAGCTGAACTGCTTCTAATAGTTTTCTTCCTTCCAGCCATGAAGAATAACTCCGATAAGAAGTTCTCCTACCAGCAGCTCCCTGTGTCTTTGCAGCTTATATACACCATCCTGCAGGTACTTGTTCTGTATATCTAATTATTAAGCTGAGGTAAGCATTTATACAAGGTCATTCGGGGAAGAAAATAATCCATATTAACCTTTCAGCATTTTGTGATTCaagtggtctgagaggaaaTTACATTTCTGCACCTCTTCTTGGCTTATTTTAGAAAATCCAGGACACCGTGTGAGACTTTAGCCAGTAACATGTTTTTTcattcctgagcaggtgaaatAATATATTAGGAGCAATTAAGTCACCAGTGATAGTAGGAAGCGGTGGCCGTAGGGATTATAAGCAAAAGACTTCTTTTAGAAAATGGGTTTTGAATCCTGTGAGAAGCCAAATATCAATATTACTTTTGGCTATTTGACTTTTTGCATGTATCAGTGATCACCTGGGGGGAGAGATTTAGGACAGAGAGGGGACAGATGCAAAAGAAAGGCCATATTTTCCATTTCTGGCATATTTTTGCAGCTTGTAAACTGAGGCAGAAACAGACTAGAGgcgtttaaaaatgtttcttgtgaTTTATTGGAGTGAACATGTGGTGCGCTGTGAGTCACGCATCTCTTCTGTATTGTCAGGAAATGTCCAAGTTCGAGGAGCCTGACATCTTGTTCAACATGCTCAACTGTCTGAAGATCCTGTGTCTCCATGGAGAGTGTTTATACCTCGCCCGCAAGGATCACCCCCAGTTCCTGGCCTACATCCAGGAGAAGATGCTCATCCCGAGGTGTGCGCTGTCGGCTCTCCTCACACAGAAAGGGAACATATGTACAGAAATATTTGTTTGCAGCAGCTGGATTAGCAATCTTTTTGTGCCTGAGTCGATTCTTCTATTTGTTTCAGCCTGTGGTCGATGTTGAAGTCAGAGTTTTGCCAGCTGGCCTCCCTGGCGGTGCCTCAGCTTCTACATGCCCTCTCTCTATCCCATGGGGCAGACATCTTCTGGAACCTCATCAACACAAACTTCAacagcaaagactggaaaataCGATTTGAAGCTGGTGAGATGGAGTAAAATTGCTTATTATGTGTATCTGATACCTGCAACAGCTGAAGAGTATGCAGCTTCGTTtgcattttagatcatttcatttttggattttataatttatctttgtgttgtgaatgaatgaatggttaCAGGGAGAGCCCCCCGTCCGGCTTATATAATAAGCTCCCTAAACCGCTGCCTGCCCACATCTCCCCCttgtgttgccatggttaccttGTGGCTCAAACAGGCGGCCAAGAGGAGTTGTGGGATTGATAAGGTTTTTCTTGCCTTGTGATTGGCAGAGAGGAGCTGTATGACCTTGAGACAGAAGCAGAGGACACGTCCTCTGACTTGATGTATGATACAGGAAATAGCAGAGAAATGACATGACAGAAGCCTCAGATACTCAGTACACATTTTCCATAAGGTGTAAAGTCATTACTCCATTGTGTATAAAATCACCTatggaaacattaaaataaaatcagttatCTGGTCTTTCCGTCTACTAAAATGATGTGTCACGATGACAGCTTGAGCTGACTACGACCACTTCTAAtgttattataaatatttactAGTAGAGCTGAAGCAGATGTTTGCAGTAAATGGGCATGAATCATACAAAATAATCTGTTTTAGCCTTAATAAAACCAAAAGACTATCCTCTCCCTGCAGAGTCCCACACTCTCTCCAACACTGACACCTAGCGGTCCACACTGGCTGCTACCCTTCAGCTCAGAGTGGGTGAGAGCTTATGGATTTCAGAATAAAGCGTCTATTTTTAGAGTCTAATCTGAGTCGTGATAAATAAATGCACCAATTACTGAAAgggtctttttgtttttagtgatGCCTGCATGCATTGTTATTTTATGGCTCACTGGCAAAGAGGATGTGGGACACTGTGTCGTGCACAGTGGCAACGTGTGTGATTTTGGCTTCTGTGACTCTGAATGTTACATTTAGTAAGTTATTTGCAGTATTCATGCTTTTATAAGCGACATAATTCTGCTTTTTAATGGCACACGGAACAGATATATGATTTAATGTAGCAATTTCGTAGTTTTCACCTAACAAACAAAAGCACGTTGATTCACTGATGCATCACACAAAGACAATAATGTTGGCAAAGATCGCAGTCAAGTAATACATGCCCTTATCCTAATGATCCTCATCTATGACCTCATGCCTGCCTCTGTTTATTAAATCATTATAATTATATTAGGACATCTGGCCGCTCAGTTGCCTCTTGTTCATATTTGTGTTCTGTCTGTGTTGCTGTTGATTCACTTTCACTCGTTATTCTCGTGAAATCCTCCCAGTCGAGAAGGTAGCGGTGCTGTGTCGGTTCCTGGACATCGGCGCGGTGACTAAAAACCACTTGCTGAAATACGCTCTGGCCCACGCTTTCTGCTGCTTCCTGGCGTCTGTGGAAGACGTGAACCCAGCTGTGGCAACCAGGGCGAGACTGCTGCTGGACACCATCAAGAGGCCGGCCCTGCAGGTGAACTGCACTTCTGCTGCACAAATTAGTCTGTCACATACAGTAAATGTAAGTCCAGAAACCATTAAGCATTGTGGGACCTCAAAGGAGCTACAAAATTGTAACAAATGGTGTATTTGCTAAGATAAATGGcaacatttctgttatttacaGGCTTACAGAAGGAGTATAGACATTCTTGCACAATGGCgaataaatatatttcatgTCTGTTTAAGTAGGAGTGAATATTTTGAagcacatacagtatgtttatgcatttgcaataataaaaacaatacatttcaCCTTTGTCTATGAAATTAAGTCTCCAGAATCCACTAGTAATACAATTGGTTTCTATTTTCTCTGCAGAAATATTGTAGACAGTCGTGTGTTTAGACCTGCCTGTGTTCATGTCATGCTGTGCAttaatgtgtgtgcattttgcAGGGCTTGTGTCTGTGTCTGGATTTCCAGTTCGACACAGTCGTGAGGGATCGCCCCGTCATTCTCAGCAAACTCCTGCTGCTGCACTtcctgaagaaagacattcCCGCACTGAGCTGGGAGTTCTTTGTCAACCGCTTTGAAACATTATCTCTGGAGGCTCAGCTACACCTGGACTGCAACAAGGAATTCCCTTTCCCTACTAGTGTGTAGCTTCCATGTCCCCATTCAGATATTAGCACCTGCTTCACGTCCACTGCCAACAAGAGAAGCATTACCGTCCAAACTGAGTTTGCAATCTCTTCTTTTGACAGCAATTACAGCTGTACGAACCAATGTGGCAAACCTCAGTGACGCAGCCATGTGGAAGATACGGCGGGCCCGGTTTGCCAGGAATCGGCAGAAGAGTGTTCGTTCCCTCCGTGACAGTGTGAAGGGAGATCCATCAGAGTCTAAACGGGCGTTTTCGCTCCCCGAGTCACTGACCAACCGACTTCGTGAGTAGCAGAGACCAGCCAGTCTATCAGTGTGAATCTGAACCTGTGTCGCTTTCATTCAATCAGTGGTCAAATACTGCTTGCAAATAACTTAGTGAAGGGCCTCATATGTGCTTTTGGTCCACATTAGAGTGCAGAGAAACCCATTAATGTGTCTTAAAGTCAAATTAATGTCCATTTCTATTTGGAAAACAACCTGACCTTGTCTTTTATGTCAGAATACGATAATTACTGCCCATTTTTAGTTTCTTGTGGGTTACAAAAAACCTTTTCCATTTGCAAATACTATTTGACCGAAGCTGATTCCATTTtcctaatgtttttttccttactTGTTTGTTCTTGACATTCATTTCACTTAAATGTCTAACTACTGCTCTGTGTGAAAAAGAGGAACTCCCCGTTGTGTCATTCACTTTATCTCTGTCTCTGCGCAGCAGGCTGTCTGAGTTTCTGGGACAAGTTACTTATCTTGGCCTTAAACCATGATGGGATTTTGGAGATTTGTGGTTGGCCCTAAATCTTGATGACACCTGGATTTGAGGCCTGatagtgtgttttgtgtgtgtgtgtgtgtgtgtgtgtgtgtgtgtgtgtgtgtgtgtgtgtgtgtgtgtgtgtgtgtgtgtgtgtgtgtgtatgtttgtgtgtgcacatgtgctgGATGATCACGGAGCTCAGACATGTGTCCTGTGCCACCTCCCCTGTGTGCTCTCCTAAATTGTGTTCTTCATATGTGGTTTTTAGCTCTAAGGCTTTCGAGGCAGGAGCACTCTGCCCCGACACTGGGAGATATGATAGAGAAAGTCCTGCCAGGTAAATAACAATCCAAATCTGAAACATGCAGTATAACTCTTCATAATCACACCATGTTTGAGGAAGTACAGTCTAAGTagcaataaaacacaagaacaacgtgacagtcattgttttttcatCCTGCCTACAGGATTAAATTGATTCTGAcacaggaaagaaagaaaaacacacttttactAACAGCTAGcaggtctttttttatttgtatttaccCCTTTTACAAATTCCACGAACACGCATGTTTACAACATGAAGATGTCTCCACCTCTCTCAACAGAGAAGTGGACAGGCTGAGTTGACTCCCCCCACCCCTCTGTGCTGTCACCcctctccctgctgctgctACCCTCTCCCCCCCCATCTCCTCCCCCATCTCCTCCCCCATCTTCTCCCCCTGTCTTCAGCACGTTTCCTCCCGCACTTTAACCCTGACGCTTCAGCCCCTCTTGCAGGCCAGACCCCTTCTCCGGAGGACGACACCGTCATCAGAGACCTGCTCCCTGAGGACGCCGGCATCGATCACCAGACGGTTCACCAGCTCATCATGGTGCTCATGAAATTCATGGCCAAGGACCAGAGCAGTGCCGAGGCCGACATCGGCAGCGCCAAGGCTTTCAACACAGTGAAGCGTCACCTGTACGTGCTGCTGGGTTACGACCAACAGGAGGGCTGCTTCATGATCGCACCGCAGAAGATGCGCACCTCCACCTGCTTCAATGCCTTTATTGCCGGCATTGCACAGGTGACCCACATACAATCTAGTTTCAGATTTTTGCTGGGAGCCTAACAGTACAGCGCATTTAACTGTTGTTTCCTCCAGGTGATGGACTACAACATTGGTTTAGGAAAGCAGCTGCTCCCTCTGGTGGTCCAGGTGTTGAAGTACTGCACGTGTCCGCAGTTGAGACACTATTTTCAGCAGCCGCCCAGATGCTCCCTGTGGGCCCTGAGGCCTCACATTCGGCAGATGTGGCTCAAAGCTCTGCTAGTTATCCTGTACAAGGTACTTTTACATTACTATGCATCACTCAGTCACCAAGAAAACGTTACCACTAAATGACTCCCTTATCTTGCTGTGCCATATTTTCTTCATATCTTATGATATGCAGTCTGATTTTTTATGCTATATAGTACCCTTATAGAGACATGGACGGCAGTAAAGTGGTCCTCCATCTGATCCACATCACCATCAACACACTGAACGCACAGTATCACAGCTGTCGACCCCACGCCACAGCAGGACCACTCTACAGCGACAACTCCAACATGAGCCGCtacagtgaaaaagaaaaaggtgaaGCAGGATAATAAATGTTGTTTATCTCAACAGCAGGCTTCTATTATAGCTGCAAATATGATGCAATAAGTAGagatatttatatatacttAGTGAGTGTGACTGCAATAAGCTTAAGATGTCTGATTAAAAAGGTTTGCTGAGGCTAATTATTTGCGATATTTGTTGTGAAGTATGTGCTGCAATTTCTACAAATAAATGAGGACTGCATTTTGGAAGAAACCAAATTGCTGTTTCATTTATAAATTATTGATCATAATTTCAAAACAGGATGGAAGTGGTACATGAATGCAGGGCTGATGttaattttccatattttttctcCATATTAGAAGAGGACAGTGTCTTCGATGAGTCAGACGTCCATGACACGCCGACGGGTGCCGCTAACAAGGAGTCACAGACCTTCTTTGCCCGCCTGAAGAGGATCGGCGGCAGCAAGTCTGTGAAATACCAGCCGGTAGAGCTGAATGCCAAGAAAAGTAAGAAGCAGAGGCTTTCAAAATCAAGTGATTGAATCTTtttcagcagaacattttcatgATTGCAGGAGGCGTGTTGCTTTCACTGCTATAAACTCTCATTTTGCCTTTGTGTATCAGGTGAAATTGAGCTGTCAGAGTACCGTGAAGCCAGCGCCCTTCAGGACAGCATTCTGCACTGTGTGAGGGAGGAGAGCACCAGGAAAAAGCGGCTACAGGCCATGCACAAGCAGAAGTCTCTGGACATTTCCAACACAGACTCCATTCTTTTCAGCCTGGACGAACATCGGCGCAAGTCCTGCATTGATCGTTGTGACCTGCAAGCCCCCCCTGTGGTCCCGCCTCCGTCCTCGGCCACGTCCCACAGCAGGCATCACATTAAAGGATCCTCCGATGGCTCTTCGTTTCGAGTGGAGGCCATCGATCCAGTGGACCGGCGGGGCTCTCGAGGCGGGCAGTCTGACATCTCCAAACCTGTCATCCCAGAAGTCCGCCTCAGCTGCATGGAGACCTTTGAGGACAAACAGGATCAGAGTTCGTTAAGCGGATCGACACAGGGGAAGGAGGACCAAGACCTCATTGACCTCTCCTCTGACTGCACCTCAATTCCAGAAAAACACTCACTGCTCTCCATGTCTGACAGCGACTCCTTGGTGTTCGAACCGCTGCCTCCTCTGAGGATCGTGGAGAGCGACGAGGAGTTTGACCTCAACACCATCATAGGTTCCAAATTCAACGGCAGTCCAAAGATCTCAGCTTCTCCTGCGAGCAGCAACACTTTGCGATTGTCTCCCGTGGTTCAGGTGAGCGTGGAGGACTTTTCCAGTGACAAAAAGACTCTCAAGGGAGAGGAGGGCTCTCTGAAAGCATTTTTGGAGAAGAAGCCTGGCCGCGTGACTCACAGCACCTCTCTGGAACTCCCTGACAGACCGGAGAACATCTGCCATGAAAGTCCCATGACCCTGAAGCAGAAGAGAGACCTGCTGAGGAAGAGCCCACATGTCCCTGACACCTCGCTAGACGACACATATGTGACCCCTGAAGAGGTGAGGATTGGGATGGGACCCGGCACGAGTCCATCAGGCAGGACTATCTTCCTGGACATCCCAGAAGACAGAGCAGAGCCTCTTTCCTCGCCAGAGAAAAGCAACAGCAATGATGACGAGGAGGATGGAGAcgacgaagatgaagacgacatgGGCGATGAAGCGGACAGCGACCCCAAACCTGACAACGCAGATGATAACGATGAAGCCGAGTTTAAAATCCAGATCGTGCCCAGACAACGCAAGCAGAGGAAGATTGCTGTGAGCGCCATCCAGAGGGAGTACCTGGACATCTCGTTCAACACGTTCGACAAGCTGGGCGGTGAGCAGACCACAGAAACAGGTAACGAGAACGGACAGATAAACATCTTACAGTTGAAGTTAAAGTGAGAACTAAAACTGCAACTGAGAGTCCATGACTGACTCACCTGTGACCAACAGTTTTCAGGTGAATTAGAGGCCGTGTTTacaaagagcagagaggagacaacagTAGAGATTAAGAGCAAAATGATACatacttgatcaataaaataaatactggaggagcaagttgtcagcaagttgttgaaagatacattcagctTGGTGAAATATCATCCTAGAGTTGAggctgaaaaatgtaaatagttaataTCTATAGCATCTTTTTTCCCAGTacaatgttggacatgttgattccattttttttttttaaatttttacaaagtaaacaatcaaagaaactttttttaagcATTATTAGAACCGTGTCATTCATAATTGTGCATTTTTGAGACCtctctttttatattttactttatattgcagtaaaaaatggaCCCACAGCGACTAAAGATGCGACAGGAGTAAAAACAACCCTGCTGATGTGCAGTCACAGTTTATGTTCCTGacaaatgattttgtttttctgactcGCTCACAACAGCTGTCCCTTGGTCCTTAGCTAACGCTTACATCAATGCTGCATTTAATAAACAATTTTCCTGTACATTTTTGTGACTGTGGACCTTACGTACAacttttaacagaaaaactcaGGACTCACCATTCCAGTCTTGCTTTTATCTAGAAACTTTTGCTATATTTTACcttaattctttttatttttttaatgtcacacCCCTCTCTGCTGTAGTCTGTGTACGGCTTTGCAGTTCTTGGTTCACTTCGCAccatcaaaatgaatcaaattaaaaatgggTGTGAAACTTTCATTATCCATTTGtgaacaaaaatcaaaaatgactcaatattctaattttcccATTTGTGTGTTTCATGCTAGTGGTTGCACTGCACCAGTAGCACCCAGAGGAGTCTACAGTCACCCAACAACattatgtattatatatatatatagtgcatCTGACTATGCAGTTATTTATAGGCTACACATAGGCCTTAATAAAATGCTATAGAAAAGATATTGTCTGCAACATTATTATAATAATGTTGGGGAGGCAACTCAAAAAGGTATTTTGAGGCTCTTTGTTTAATCTTAACAGCAACAATATTAACAATACATTGGTCTATGACTCCAGTCTGTGAGTAATATTCACATATGCCTCCAAACCTTCCCAAATGAGATAGCTGTTAAATTACTGCATGGtcagaacacaacacagaaatgcaaaataagaatattaagtcttttttttttttgtttttgtgaagcagcaacacaaatgcaaacaatTAGAAATTAAACTCAGTGACAATTACCCATAATACTACTTTAAAacccatttttcatttgatggGTTTTCTTAAACAAAGAACTGCAAGgactgttgttttttaaatattcctttatgTTTGCAAATCTCTTCATCTTTCTGAATGAATTGTACTAtgtgaattcagttttattattattttatcatcgAAGTAACATCACATTACCAGTGGGCGCTCTACTGCCCTCAGATCTTTACCCTACTAACCACTTCAGCTTTGTATTGtcctctgttgtgtgtgtgtgtgtgttcgcctTTTCCATTATACAAACACTTCAGCAATGAGTGCGTCAAAGGTGAAATGGGGATACTTTAAACTAATTTATAGGTAGAAGGACAGGGCAGTTTATTGTGTATCGCTCTTCTACAAAATAGGGATGCTATTATTCATACTGATGCAACAAAGCACTAAACCTCACATAACAAATTAGAATTAAATTAGCCCTAAATGCACCTTAACTGTTGTGACCTTCAGACAGTAAACAATTGTAGAGCAATTTTACTTATGATTATCATTGGATAATATTCTCCTGGCATAGGCTAGCTTATATTCTGATGCCCACGCCCTGCCCATATTGCCTTGCAGATCACAAAGTTATGTCAACCTTGGAAAAGCCACGAGAATCTGCGTCAGCCCCAACTCTCGAAGCCGCTATGCCTGAAACAAGCCATCGTTCTTCAGTATCAAGTAGGATCCAAATACTTTTCTACACAATCCTTACCTTAATTTTTagtcaaactgtgtttttattgtggttATAATAAGGAAAGCCTTCATTTTATGCATATTTGTTCATATCATTTTTCTCATTGCAGATGAATTTATTATGACTTTACATCAGTtagaaatatgaaatatatatttttggccATCTTATCCatgaaaacaatacattttcaaaggacacacactaaaataaatcacattggatgtttcatgaatttatttccTAAATAAATTCCCTCTAAACTATTGTTGTAATGATTTAGTTCTTCATAGAACTGGGCTGAATGTTTGAATTTTGTCTTTCTGATATAAGTGATGCTGACCATTCTCTTTTCACCTGTCTTCCCCCATTTTCATGAAACTACACACACATTTGTTGTTGCTGAAGCTGTAATGAGTTTAACAGACTCTTAgtcctgttttctgtgtctgaCCTTTAGCTCAGTACCGTCAGGTGAAACGAGGCTCTCTGGGAGCTCTGACCATGAGTCAGCTCATGAAGAGACAGCTGGAGCATCAGTCCAGCGCGCCGCATAACATCTGCACGTGGGAGGCGGGTCAGTTTCTTACTCCGTGAAGATGTTTTGAGAAGACAAGTAGATGTAGTAAGATATATAGGAAAACAAAAGACACTGCAAATTAatagaaaaatgtgcaaatgaacaaATAGGAATATTCTGGTATATATTTCAACCAACAAATTTTGAATAGTTACATCATGGCTCATTTTTAGAGAAATTTGTCCTGTGCAGAGGGCTATGGAAAAAATATAGTTGATGTTATTCTGTTGCTTTATGTTTGGCAGGTCCTACAAAAACCAGCCTTCTCTCAGCACCAAGCACCGTCAGCATGTTCGTCCCTGCACCAGAGGAGTTCATAGACGAGCAGCCGACCACCATGTCTGACCGGTGAAGCAACCACTCGCTAACTATATCCGTCTGGAAGTAAGTCATCTTAATGCCTAATCTGACCTGGTGTGTTTCTACGTGATGTCCCAGGTGTCGGGACTGTGCGGCCGTCCTGGAGGAATACGACGAGGAGACCCTCGGCCTCGCAGTGGTCGTTCTCTCCATGTTCATCCACCTGAGCCCTGATTTGGCTGCTCCTATGCTCCTCGACATCATGCAGTCTGTGGGCAG is a window from the Amphiprion ocellaris isolate individual 3 ecotype Okinawa chromosome 20, ASM2253959v1, whole genome shotgun sequence genome containing:
- the LOC111578958 gene encoding protein unc-79 homolog isoform X3 gives rise to the protein MSTKAEQFASKIRYLQEYHNRVQHNIYPVPSGTDIANTLKYFSQTLLSILSRTGRKENQEASNLAVPMTMCLFPVPFPLTPSLRPQVSSINPTVTRSLLYSVLRDAPSDRGGQGQQSRDAQLSEYPSLDYQGLYVTLVTLLDLVPLLQHGQHDLGQSIFYTTTCLLPFLSDDILSTLPYTMISTLATFPPFLHKDIIEYLSTSFLPMAILGSTRREGGVPAYVNLSASSMLMIAMQYTSNPVYHCQLLECLMKHKQEVWKDLLYVISYGPSQVKPPAVQMLFHYWPNLKPPGAISEYRGLQYTAWNPIHCQHIECHNAINKPAVKMCIDPTLSVALGDKPPPLYICEECSQRIAGDHAEWLVDVLLPQAEISAICQKKNCSSHVRRAVVTCFSAGCCGRHGNRPVRYCKRCHVNHHSSEVGAAAETHLYQTSPPPINTRECGAEELVCTVEAVISLLKEAEIHAEQREFELNRRRQMGLSASHHSLDNIEFDNKEDDQHDQRLLSQFGIWFLVSLCTPNENTPTESLARLVSMVFQWFHSTAYMMDDEVGSLVEKLKPQFVTKWLKTVCEVRFDVMVMCLLPKPVEFARVGGYWDKSCSTVTQLKEGLNRILCLIPYNVISQPLWECFMPEWLEAIRTEVPDNQLKEFREVLSKMFDIELCPLPFSMEEMFGFISCRFSGYPASVQEQALLWLHVLSELDIVVPLQLLIGMFSDGVNSLKELANQRKARASDLTGNTGARRVSVVSDPGRRGQHNTLSPFPSPFRSPFRSPLRCSPFKNLGHATGHCALDLDCDDDDMNLGCFILMFDLILKQMELQDDGVMLGLDSSLGKDIVGIINNVFQAPWGGSHTCQKDEKALECSLCQSSILCYQLGCELLERLTPREEIRLVEPTDTLEETLILPQPDFSLGTENGSEEEDNPSGTQTDNPTDNPSPDNASMKNNSDKKFSYQQLPVSLQLIYTILQEMSKFEEPDILFNMLNCLKILCLHGECLYLARKDHPQFLAYIQEKMLIPSLWSMLKSEFCQLASLAVPQLLHALSLSHGADIFWNLINTNFNSKDWKIRFEAVEKVAVLCRFLDIGAVTKNHLLKYALAHAFCCFLASVEDVNPAVATRARLLLDTIKRPALQGLCLCLDFQFDTVVRDRPVILSKLLLLHFLKKDIPALSWEFFVNRFETLSLEAQLHLDCNKEFPFPTTITAVRTNVANLSDAAMWKIRRARFARNRQKSVRSLRDSVKGDPSESKRAFSLPESLTNRLPLRLSRQEHSAPTLGDMIEKVLPARFLPHFNPDASAPLAGQTPSPEDDTVIRDLLPEDAGIDHQTVHQLIMVLMKFMAKDQSSAEADIGSAKAFNTVKRHLYVLLGYDQQEGCFMIAPQKMRTSTCFNAFIAGIAQVMDYNIGLGKQLLPLVVQVLKYCTCPQLRHYFQQPPRCSLWALRPHIRQMWLKALLVILYKYPYRDMDGSKVVLHLIHITINTLNAQYHSCRPHATAGPLYSDNSNMSRYSEKEKEEDSVFDESDVHDTPTGAANKESQTFFARLKRIGGSKSVKYQPVELNAKKSEIELSEYREASALQDSILHCVREESTRKKRLQAMHKQKSLDISNTDSILFSLDEHRRKSCIDRCDLQAPPVVPPPSSATSHSRHHIKGSSDGSSFRVEAIDPVDRRGSRGGQSDISKPVIPEVRLSCMETFEDKQDQSSLSGSTQGKEDQDLIDLSSDCTSIPEKHSLLSMSDSDSLVFEPLPPLRIVESDEEFDLNTIIGSKFNGSPKISASPASSNTLRLSPVVQVSVEDFSSDKKTLKGEEGSLKAFLEKKPGRVTHSTSLELPDRPENICHESPMTLKQKRDLLRKSPHVPDTSLDDTYVTPEEVRIGMGPGTSPSGRTIFLDIPEDRAEPLSSPEKSNSNDDEEDGDDEDEDDMGDEADSDPKPDNADDNDEAEFKIQIVPRQRKQRKIAVSAIQREYLDISFNTFDKLGGEQTTETAQYRQVKRGSLGALTMSQLMKRQLEHQSSAPHNICTWEAGPTKTSLLSAPSTVSMFVPAPEEFIDEQPTTMSDRCRDCAAVLEEYDEETLGLAVVVLSMFIHLSPDLAAPMLLDIMQSVGRLASSANFSGQAESMLIPGNVAGVAKQFLRCMFHQLAPNGILPQLFQSNIKDGSFLRTLASSLIDFNELSSVAALNMLLEGLNNKKSLPAGGTMLHCLDNIATFMEALPMDSPSNLWTTICNQFQTFLTKLPSVLPLKCPMDSSLRIIICLLKIPTTNATRSLLEPFSKLLSFVIQYGMFSLSYLVELCGLCYKAFNKERDKFYMSRIVVLELLQALKFKSPLPDTNLLLLVQFVCADIGTRLAESTIIQKHMISTLPGCTTAAMECMRQYISELLDFIADMHTLTKLKNHMKACCQPLHEDTFGGNLKVGLAQVAAMEISKGNHRDNKAVVRYLPWLYHPPSTMQQGPKEFIECVSHIRQLSWLLLGSLTHCALHQGSTSCMPIPLDAGSHIADHLIVILIGFPEQSKTSVLHMCSLFHAFMFAQLWTIYCEQAAAAPSLQNQNQTEFSSSAILTGLEFWSRVTPSILQLMAHNKVMVEMVCLHVISLMEALQECNSTIFVKLIPMWLPMIQSNLKHLSAGLQLRLQAIQNRVNCQCLQGQTSGVPPFALRKWLQCTQFKMAQVEIQSSEAASQFYPM